The genomic region ATGGCCCGCGCGCTGGCCCAAGGACTCGTCCGCACCAATCTGCTGGCAGAGCGCCAAATCGTCGCGGCCGATCCGGTGGCTGCCGCGCTCGACGAGTTTCACCACTTATTGCCGGCAAGCGGATCGGCGACGAACAACGCCGATCTTGCCCAAAGCTGTGAAATCATCGTACTAGCGGTCAAACCGCAACAGGCCGCGGCAGCATTGAGCGAGCTTCGCCCGTCGATGTCTCCTGACAAGCTCGTGATCTCGATCGTCACCGGGGTCCGCTTGGCAGCGCTCGCCGAAGGTTTAGGCCCGTGTCGGCTGATTCGCGTCATGCCGAACACTCCCTGCCTGGTCGGACAAAGCGCCAGTGCCTATTGCCTCGGCAAAGGCGCAACTCCCGACGACGCTCGATTGATCGCACAATTGCTGGGTGCCGTCGGGCTGGCAATCTCCGTCGAGGAAAAGCTGCTCGATGCGGTCACGGGCCTTTCAGGCTCCGGCCCGGCGTTTGTCTACTTGATGATCGAAGCGCTGGCCGATGGCGGAGTACGGATGGGCTTGCCACGAGAAGTTGCGCTGCGACTAGCCGCCCAAACCGTCAAAGGCGCAGCCGAAATGGTGATCGTTACCGGCGAGCACCCCGGGCTGCTGAAAGACCGCGTAGCCAGCCCTGGCGGGACTACGATTGCGGGCTTGGCGGCGATCGAACAGCACGGCGTCCGTGGAGCGTTGATTGCGGCCGTCGAAGCCGCCGCCCGCCGAGCGACGGAGTTGGCAGGCGGATAAGTGAACCGTATAACGGGAAAGGCGACCGAGGAATGTTAAAGAAGAAAACCCCCATCGTGAGAACCTCTTTGCTCAGGTTGCGGCACGGCCTCCGGATCGTGCAACGTATGTTGAAGCCGCAAGATTAATAAACCGAACTGCCCCGAACTCGTCTCATGTCCATCTTCTGCGTTGTTGACGACAAGCACATCCCGCTGTATCGCATCTTGTGGGTCTCCGCCGTCCCGCACTTTTGCGGAAACGAAGATTGCACGCAGGAAGGCAATTATGAAGTCCGCCTTGAGCAAGGCGAGAGTATTTGGGCCAACCGCGAAGAACGCGACGCCGTTTTGCATGCCCTTGAGAATTGGCAAGGTGCCATTGGCGACGAAGACGACGATTGGGACGAGGAGCCGACTTAGACGTGATTCACGTTTACCGCATTCAACTGGGCGACCTCGGAGTATTGTATGAAGCTGCTTCATTCGCATATTTGGTACCCGTTTACAGCTTGAAGCCATCAACGATGTCCTCTGAATTCCATCCGTTTCCTTTCTGCGTCGTCGCGCCCATGCGGTGAACCCATCTTTCGCGCGCCAATGTCAACCTTCGAAAATCACGACTACAAATGGCGCGAAACGTATATCGTGCTGTTCCACGCCCAACGCAGGCCAACGCTGGAGAAAGTTCAGCAGCGACTCGTCGACTTGAATTCGCGGTTTGAACTGGTCAATCCTGAAGCGGACGAAAAGGGGCGGTTTCAGTCGATCACGATTCAGTCACCGCAAGATTTTGCCGCGATGGATATTTGCTACGACGACGGCAGTGAAGTGCTCGAGCAAGCGGCCGAACTGCAGAGGGAATTGAAAAGTGCCGCCAGTGCCGACGAGCGTCCCAAGATCGCCGGCCTGGCGAACTGTGATGCGAAGTTCGACGTTCTGCATTTCGAGCAAGTCACCGGCGAGGCCTCGGACGACGAAGATGACATGCTCGACCCGAGCGCGCTGCTGGGCGTGCTCAATGTGCTGGCGGACCTTACCAGCGGCATGGCCATCGACCCGCAATCGGGCAGTTTGATGTAACCGCGATCACGCAGCCGCGCGAACTTGCAAATGGTGCCACCCGGTTCTTGAGCCAGGATCATCGAAGCAACGATGGATGGTATCGTGCGCAGAACACCGTTCCGCCTGATCGATCCTTCATTTTTTCTTCTTGGCCCCCCGTTTTTTCGCAGCGGGTTTCTTTTTTACCACCTTCTTCGCCGCCGGTTTGGCGCTTTTCTTCCCGCCAAACGCCCGTTCAAAATTGTTCGAATACTTTTGCGTCGCTCCCACTCGCAGAATTGTCACGGCTCGAACTCTCCTCACAAAAAGTTGTCAAAAAATTGTTTCGTCGCCACGGGCGCAACCGCTCGCAGCATCCAATGTTAATTACCGAGTTGGCCGCGGTCGGTCAAGAGGCCCTAGAGCCGACAAAATCTGGCAAACGCCGCAGGTACCGTCACAGCGACTGATTTAGGCTGTCACTTGCTCTCACGACTCGACGAATTTCGCAATCGCTCTTCGCCAACCTTCCACCACGATCGATCAATATGCAAATCGTCACTCGGACAGCCAATGGCTTGGGTTCGAGGCGTTTCGACTGGCTTGCCTGCCAGTGTCGATTCGGTTGCGTCGGCCAGTTCGAGCGTCGTTGGTTCCGGTCTGGAAGAGCCAAAGTCGGTGTACGAATCGCTGCCGCCGTCATCGGCGATGCTGTACGAAGTCACGCCATTTGACCAGCCAAAGGTGATGGAGTATCCGAGGCTCCCTGCAAGCACTGCGCACGAATAGTGGCCGAGCGGTTGTAATTCGTGCCGAATTACCGTGCGCGGGGATGCAATTCAGCGGTTGCAGAAGATATTATGCCGTTATTGATGTACGCCATGAATATCACCTTCCCATGTCGTTGCCGAATGTACGGTGCGATTCTGCGCCGCGCGAACGTCTGGATCGCTGCTATGATCGTGTTCGCGGGAAATGACTGCTGCACGGCGACGCCGCTGCGGTTGGGGATGATGGGAGACAGCGTCTCTGCCGGCAATGGATCCGCCAACGGTGAGTTTCCGAATTGGCATACACAATTGGCCACGGTCGGGCGGGTCACGGTCGGCCCAACGGCAAACCAAGCGGTTGATGGCGCCAGCAGTAGCGATTTGGCCCATCAGCAGGGACCGATCGCCGGCCTGGTGCAAACCGGGCAACTCGACGCTAGCGTGTTGATCCTTGGAGGCATCGATGCCGTACAGGTTGGCTACGGCTTGGTGCTGGGAGGGGATCCCGCTGGATTGCCGTCGATCCTCTCCGATCGCGTTGTTCCCAGCATTGCCGCGACGATCGCCGAGATCGGCAATGCAGGCGCGGTGCAACAAGTGGTCGCGAACATCCCTGATATTGTGCTGTCGCCGCTTGTGCAAGCGGTCGTTCAATCGTCGGGAACCAGCCCGCAAGTCGTGGCGCAGTTTGAAAGCGCGATCGGCTATACGAACCAACGGATTGCGGCCGATGTTCTAGCCCGCGGCATACCGGTGCTCGATTTGTTTCGCCTCGGCCGCGATTTGGCGGCGAGCTCATCGCTGACACTCGGCGGCGTGACCATCGCGGACTTGTTCGCTCCCGATGGTTTCCATCCGGCGCCCATCATGCATGGACTGATTGCCAACTTGTTCATCGAGGCCATGAACAGGGCCTACGACGCAGAACTGGAGCCACTCAGCGATCAGCAGCTTCTGGAAAATGCCGGTTATACTCCACTGTCCGGCGGGCCGACGTACTTCGACGTTGGGCCGTATGTCATCGTGTCGGAGCCTGGAACGAACGGATTGGCGATTTTGGCCTCGGCAATAATCGCGTTATACCGGAGACAAGTAGGCACTTGTCGATCGCGCCAATGGGCGCGTCCTACGAAAGCCGCTTGAGCTTTGAAATTCGCCCCGTGCCAACCCATTCGGCCACGTAGATGCTGCCGTCGTGGCCGAAGCAGGCGTCGTGCGGGTGGACGAATTTGCCCGGCAGCCAGGCCTGTGGGTTCGAACGAACGCTGCCGCCGTCTTTGCCGGTGATGCGGGCAACGTCGTCCCCCATCCGCGCGACGACTTCGTTCTTCTCGTTCAACAGTGTCACGCGAGCATGCAATTCGGGAACCACGAGCAAGTTTTTCCACGTCTCTGCGTTGGCGGGCAGTCCATAGCCACGGAGCGTTTCCAGGTACTTTCCATCCATCGTGAAATATTGCAGTGTGTTGTTCGCGCGGTCGCAAACGACGATGGCAGGCTCTCGGCCGGAACGCTTATCGACCCAAAGCCCGTGAGGCGTATCGAACTTGCCTTCTCCGTCGCCGGGGCCGCCGAAGCACGACACCCATTTTGCGGCATTGTCGTAGCGATGGATGTAGAACGAGCCATAGCCGTCCGCCAGTAGAAAGCCGCCGTCTTCGAGAAAGGCGAAATTGGTGGGCATAAAGCGGTCGCGTCCCCATTGTTTCGTGCGCTTCGTGTCTTCGTCGGGTGCATAGACACCCGATTGCATCGGTGCGTACTGCTGCCACACGGTTTCACCCTGCTTGTCAAGCTTGGCAAAAGTCTTAAGCGCTTGATAAGCGGTCACATATAGAAATTCTTGCCCATCTTCCTTGCGGATTTCCAATCCGTGTCCGCCGCCTTGAAATTGCTTGCCGAACGATCGGATATATTTTCCTTCTGGGTCGAACACAAATATCGACGGATGATCGGGCAGATCCTCGCGTCCTTCGTGAATCACATACAGGCAGCCGTCTCGATCGACCGCCACATTGTGAGTGGTTTGCCACTTGAACTTGTCGGGCAACTGCGGCCAATCGTGATGTACTTCAAACTGATACTCTCCTGCACCTACGACCAGCGGCGAATCATCGGTCTTCTTGGCGGAAAGTACCATGGGAGCGGCGAGCAGTGCCGCGCCGCCGGCAGCCGCGGTCGAAAGGAACCGGCGGCGCGACGATTGGTGAGGCTGGGAAGCGTTCATGTCGTTGGTCTCCGATAGCAAAGGGCGAGGCGGGCGTGTCTTTAGAGTATTCGATTTGACCGTGAGTTGCAAAATCGCCTCGCAAGCTCGCAAGCCCGCATCGATTCCGTGGGTCAGTTCGACCGATACAGCAACGGCTGCCGCCAGCCGACTTCTTGAAGTTGGGCCAATCGCGGACGAGAATCACCGGCGCAACAGTTTCAGAGGTTGTTGCGACTCGGGAACCACGAGTCATTCAAAAGGTGTAGACCAGCCCCACGGTTGTTCCATTCCCCACGGACACCGTTTGGACCGACCATTGCGAATGTTCGTCGCGATTGGTGAGGTCGACCGCGGTGGCGGCCCAGTAGGCCATCCACCAGCCGAGAAACACCTGCGAAGTAAAGTGGGCATCGTCGTTGATCCGCGACCAGCCGGGCGCGAACGAACAGGCGTAGCAGCCGAGTTTTAGCGGAATGTTGTCGGTCATCTTGGCCGCGTTGATGAAGGGAGTCGCACCCATGAAGCTGTGGCCGCTGACGCCGTTGTTGTCGTGAAACGGACGCCAACGGCTGCCGGCGTGGCTTTCGCCGGGTCGCGGGCCGCCGGTGATATGTTGAAAGATCAGCAGCGGCGGCGTGCCGACCAGCAGGGTACGAAAGGTGCGTC from Pirellulales bacterium harbors:
- the proC gene encoding pyrroline-5-carboxylate reductase, whose translation is MLNRTIGFVGAGQMARALAQGLVRTNLLAERQIVAADPVAAALDEFHHLLPASGSATNNADLAQSCEIIVLAVKPQQAAAALSELRPSMSPDKLVISIVTGVRLAALAEGLGPCRLIRVMPNTPCLVGQSASAYCLGKGATPDDARLIAQLLGAVGLAISVEEKLLDAVTGLSGSGPAFVYLMIEALADGGVRMGLPREVALRLAAQTVKGAAEMVIVTGEHPGLLKDRVASPGGTTIAGLAAIEQHGVRGALIAAVEAAARRATELAGG
- a CDS encoding twin-arginine translocation signal domain-containing protein, with translation MNASQPHQSSRRRFLSTAAAGGAALLAAPMVLSAKKTDDSPLVVGAGEYQFEVHHDWPQLPDKFKWQTTHNVAVDRDGCLYVIHEGREDLPDHPSIFVFDPEGKYIRSFGKQFQGGGHGLEIRKEDGQEFLYVTAYQALKTFAKLDKQGETVWQQYAPMQSGVYAPDEDTKRTKQWGRDRFMPTNFAFLEDGGFLLADGYGSFYIHRYDNAAKWVSCFGGPGDGEGKFDTPHGLWVDKRSGREPAIVVCDRANNTLQYFTMDGKYLETLRGYGLPANAETWKNLLVVPELHARVTLLNEKNEVVARMGDDVARITGKDGGSVRSNPQAWLPGKFVHPHDACFGHDGSIYVAEWVGTGRISKLKRLS